Genomic segment of Heterodontus francisci isolate sHetFra1 chromosome 26, sHetFra1.hap1, whole genome shotgun sequence:
tagagtacaggagtaaggatgtcttgctacaattatacaaggccttggtgagaccacatctggagtattgtgggcagttttggtctccttttatgaggaaggatgtttttgctatggagggagtacagcgaaggttcaccagactgattcctagaatGGCAGGatggatgtatgaagagagattgggtcgatttaggcttgtatttgctagagtttagaagaatgagaggggatctcatagaaacctacaaaattctaaccggactggacagaccagatggaggaaggatgttcccgatggcaggggagtccaggaccatggggtcacagtctaagaatatggggtaagctctttaggactgagatgaggagggatttcttcacccagagagtggtgaacctgtggaattctctcaaagcagttgaggccaaatcgttAAATATAATCGTCAAATATAtatcagggcggcgcagtggttagcaccgcagcctcacagctccagcaacccaggttcggttctgggtactgcctgtgctgagtttgcaagttctccctgtgaccgtgtgggtttccgccgggtgctctggtttcctcccccagccaaagacttgcaggttgataggtaaatttggccattgtaaattgcccttcgtgtaggtaggtggtaggagaatggtggggatgtggtagggaatatggggttaatgtaggattagtataaatgggtggtcgctggtcggcatagactcggtgggctgaagggcctgtttcagtgctgcataaataagtcaagaaagagttagatatagttcttggggctgatgggatcaagggatacagggagaaagcaggaacaggttactgagtttgggtgatcagccatgatcatattgaatggtggagcagtcttgaagagccgaatggcctactcttatttttctttgtacttggtgttaCATAGAACAATCTAGTGGCATTCATGAGAGCAGGCTCGGCTTTCAGTTGCAGATGGTTCATTGCTTTAAATGTGGGATAGGATTTGCCCAGATATAAAATAAAAGCCCTCAGGTTTGATGTGTGGGGACAGTGGATGGAAGAAAGAGGGCATTCCTCATCACTGGGCTCCCTCACTACTTCATTCTGTTAATGGAGCACTGCTGGATGAGTCTCTCCTGAAGCTGGAGGAATGACTGACTATTTGCCTTTCTTCCCACAGGGGATTTTGTTCATACAGGAAACATTCTGGCAACTCAGCGTCTGATTCGCTGGcacccaggagccaatgtaagtaccAGGCTTTGGGACAAACTAATGGAGAAAATACCGATCTGGTATTTTTATGAAGGATTTCCAGATGTCCTGTCTTAATTTGTTTTCAGATCCTCCCAGATCGCAGTCTTTGTTCCCACTTTTCCCACAGTTGAATACAGTCGGcagtgagttgccctgggaggcctcaacattgactctggaccccaggaagtctcatagcatcaagtcaaacatgggtatGACATCTCCAGCTGACTAACTCTGATTCATCAGGTGAGGGAGGGCATTAGGTggtaaacaccacttggaagaaatgctgagagtagcaagggcacagaatgtactctggggaaTTTCaaggtccatcaccaggagtggctcaggagctccaccactgaccgagccctaaaagacatagctgctagactgggtctgcagcaggtgtttagggaaccagcaagagggaaaacctacttgaccttgtccttaaCAATCTACTGTTGCAGATACATCTGGCCTTACAGTATTGATAGGACTAACCAACGCAGAGCCCTTTTAAAGACCAAGACAagacttcacactgaggacaccttccatcgtgttgtgtggtgctatcactgtgctaaatgggttgGACTCTGAACTGATCTAGCTGCTCAAAACTAGACATCCATGAGtcactgtgggccatcaggagcagcaaaattgtattcaaccacaatctgtaacctcatggcccatcatatacctcactctaccattaccatggaGTGTGGgagagcatacctaaaaatgaggtgctaacctgatgaagcaacaacacaggattgCATACATGCTAAACAACGAAAACCGCATACAATAGAACTAAGTGATCCCGCAATCAAcaggtcagatcaaagctctacagtcctgccacatccagttgtgaatggtggtggacaattaaacaattaaccagaggagGCGGCTGCGTAAATCTGATTCCctggattctagaatggtcccagtggattggaagtagcaaatgtaactcagtttttcaagaaaggagggagagagaaaaccaggtaCTACaagcatcagttgttgggaaaatgctggagtctggtgttaaggaagtcttaataatgcTCTTAGAAGAtcacagtatgatcagacaaagtcagcatggtgtTACAAAAGAGAAactatgtttgacaaattttattagttttttgaggatgtaactagtagggtagataaaggggaaccagtagatctaataaaacaaagtgctggaagtactcaacaggtctggcagcatctgaggagagagaaacagacttaacgttttaggtctatgacctttcatcctgctttccaggacaaagcaacccacttgatcggtaccccatccatcacctgcAGTATTCACTTTCCACCCCCATCCCCTGCCCCGCCAAcactggcacatagtggcagcagtgtgtaccatctacaagatgcactggagcaactcaccaaggctccttcgacagcgccttccaaacccacgacctctagaagaacaagggcagcagatgcatgcaaacaccaccacctgcaagttcccctccaagtacagatcatcctgacttggaacgatatcgacgTTCCTtttactgttgctgtgtcaaaatcctggaacacccttccgaacagtactgtgggtgtaccaacaccccaaggacttcagttcaagaaggcagctcaccatcaccttctctagggcaattggggataggcaataaGTGCTGACTTTGCTGGCAAcgctcacgtcccatgaaagaattttttttaatttccattccttcgctgttactgggtcaaaatcctggaactccccaacagctctgtgggtgtatacatggattgtagcagttcaagaagactgCTCACCTCCAGCTTCTCTAAgttagttagggatggacaattaatgctgcccttaccagtgatgctcacatcccacaattgAATAAAAAAGGAGGGCTGTTGATACTGAGAGCGAATGGCAGTTGGCAGGGTAACTCCAGGAAAGTGCCTGAACTCTCAGGTCATTGAGGTTAAGGTAGAGGAGCAACCTGTAAAAAGGGGAATCCAGAAAGTCCTTGCCATTATGGGCCATCTGATTCCCACAGACCAATCGAAGGTGGAATGGGTTACATGGTATTCTTAGACTGGTTAGAGGATTGTAAGAAATTGACCCAGGTTCCCATTCCTGGTTACACTCTAGAAAGTTGAAAAAGAATTGAAACTTCCTTTCTGTTTCTGTGATCTGCTTTGACAACCTATTGTGCACTTTTTTGAGGTAAATCTGCTTCTGTCTTTGTTATACATTGCtgaactgggggagtgctgcaccatcagaagtGCCATCTGTTCATTTGGACATAatgaatcccatggcactatttgaagaagcacAGTGGATTTCTTGCAGTGTTCTGGCCACTCTTTATCATCAACCAGCAgctctgaaacagattatctggtcgtttggggtcttgctgtgtgctgattggttgactGCAGTTCTCTGTATTAAAACAGTGGCTATCTTCAGAAGTAATTGGaccataaagtgctttgggacattctgaggacaTAAAATCTATTATATAAATGTACGGTTGTTAGTTATCGGATATTTGTTTTGTCTTCTGAGAGCATTGATTCTTGCTGGGGTGGGTATCCTTCTTTGGTGCCAGCTGTCCTCCAGTACCTtgtcccaagtggccattcttgacGTGTCAGCCTAGATGGTGAGTGTTGGGAGGCTATTGACCAAGCAGGACATCACAATAGATTCCAATCCTGTCTGTGCCTAATGTCTATATACATACACCTTCCACTAGAGATTActggatcgtgatgaggattgtgaCTGGTTTGCCCTACAGTTATAGCCTAGTCAATTGAACATGGGAGTTGCTGATGTGTATTGTTCAGTATTGCACTTGCAGTGTCTTTACACATGGGCATTTACATGAGTTCTTCTTATCGCAGGTAGCAATAGGTCGGAACAAGACTCTCGTCGCTCTTGAAGACGGCATTGTCCGTTATACTAAGGAAATCTACATTCCTCCGCCCCGCAGCTTGGAGACCATGAAAGTGATTTCTCGCCTTCCAAAGGGGGCAGTCCTTTACAAGACATTTATCAATGTGGAACCTAACAAGCAGGAAGGTTGCTTTAAACTGGTGGATATGCTTTGATCTTGTGGAATGGGTTTCTCTACATAACAGACGGGGCAAATCTATGATCATTGACCATGGATCTATCCTTTTTGAGCTCCTGACACCACCTCCTGTGGGAATTGGAAGACTTCCATGAGATTGAGCCAGCTGAATTACAACAGGTTCCTTTTGTTGATGAATGATGATCTGTGATAAGTTGATGCTGTAACATTTGTCTGTAACACCTGTTTTCATAGTACTTTGCCAGATGATACAGAGCAGTAGACCATATCCATTTTAGTTAGCTTCAGTTGTAGGAGAGCAAGGCTCATGCTCAAACATTTTCATGCAAGATATTTTAATTATATCGGGGTTGAATTGGTTTGTATTTTGTGCCCCTTGTCTGAAATGCCATTGGAGAAGATGCTAGCATATGTTATGTGGACATCAGCACAGAGTTATCGTCAGCCTGTACCCATTGTTCTACCTATTTTTCCCCACCCTTACTAAAGCATCGACACTGGCTAGGGGATGGTGCCTGATATCCTGCAGGGCTCCtttttcccgcccccccccccccccaaccccaggtaGCCACTCTTCATTTGTGAGCGTGCACTGAGGATGTCATAGAATATTAGACCACAGAGGAGCCCATTCAGACCATCGTGACTGTGCTGGTTctttaaagagctatccaattagtcccccatccctgactctttccccatagccctgcagatgttCCCTTTATTTAGTCAGCTGGCTATTTGACCATGGTTGGATGGGATTACAGTCTGGCTCCACCTTGCCCTCTCCTGACATCGTCAGCTCACATTTTGGCCAGGTGGCAGTCGGGTGGAAATTCTAATTATGGGCTGGCTCCCTGATTGAAACAAGCTGACTTAACAATGACTGGAAATTAAACTTGGCATCTTCTACTCTGTACTGTTATGGGATTGtttgtttcttttgtaaaatatgttttaagaaccTAAAATTGAATTAAGGGCAGAGCTGAtgcagtttatgccatgctttgaggaggcttctgcagattgaaatggcaaaaaaggctattctcgcagcgtatgagttagtccctgaagcttattgACAAATTTTGGAGATTGTCTAggctatatagaatttgagagggtaaagtaaATTAACTTTGGTCGTTCGATATggacactaaagatggaagccacgtatgagaaaGTTCGGGAATtaattcttctggaagaatttaaaaattcactcccttctttgataagaactcatgtagagaaccagaaggtttcaatgccagacaggcagtggaaattgctgatgaatatgagcttgtgtataagcccaaaccctttgtccagcaCCCCCACAAacagagaaggatagaaggtgggagagtgaaaggaaggcaagtagtggGGACAAGATGGAACAACTGGGAACACCCCAGGATCATCTCAGGCCAGAAAAgatgatgctgagggtggaagccgAATTGTTACCATTACCACAAGGTGGGGCATCTTCGTGCAGGATGCTGTAAGTTGTGGGGTAaatccatgggacttattggggtacacaaaaccAATACAGCGAAAGCGGCCCTGACagggtacagcagatcaggctgtagctttgactGCAGCTGTAAAGCCACATACAAAAACTAATGTggtgtgccagggtcaaggatgtcactgggcagctgcagagcatcctgaagggggagggtgaacagccagcagtcatggtccacatcggaaccaatgacatgggtagaaagaggggtgtggtcttgcagtcagaatttaggaagctaggtaagaaattagcaagcaggacctcaaaagtagtaatctccagattactcccagtgccacgcgcaagtgagtatagaaatagaaggataagccaGAGGAATGTGTGGCTGGTAAGATGGTgccggagggagggtttcagattcctgggacattgggaccaactCTCGGCGAGATGGGAccagtacaggccggacgggttttacctgaacagagccgggactgagttccttgcggggcattttgctagtgctgttgggaagggtttaaactagtttgtcaggggATGGGGACcaaagggtagactcagctgggacaaaatcagaaattaaaatggaaggtggaaaattaatggatgagtctggaagacagaggaaaggaGGGTTAGAAAATGAAgtatttggcagtgctcaaggatgtctatttcaatgcaaggagtatagcaaataaagcagatgagctgagggcacagatagacacatggcagtctgGTATCATAactgttacagaaacatggcttaaggagagacaggaatggcagctcaacattcctagttacagggttttcagatgcgatagggagggggataagaaaggagggggagtggcagttttggtcaaggaaactattacagttgtgaggagggatgatatgttggacggTTCATTAAATGagcccatatggattgagctaaggaacaagaaaggggcaatctcactgctggaagtgtactatagaccccaaacagtcagagggagatagaagagcagatatgtaggcaaatctgaagtgcaaaaacaatagggcagtcatAATAGGAGACTTtagttaccccaatattaactggggtagttttagtgtgaaaggaactgagggagcagaattcttgagttgcattcaggagaacatttttgctcaGTCTGCATCAAGTCCAGCAAgacggcacagttttagacttcattttaggaaatgaagatgggcaggtggaaggagtggcagtaggagagcattttggtggtagtgttcATAactgtcagttttaacataattatggaaaaggatagagatagaacaggagttagagttctcaaatggggcaaggccaattttactaaactgagcagtgatttggtgaaagtggactggaaacagctacttgaaggtaaatcagtgtccgagcaatgggaggcattcaaatgggagattcaagggggtcagagtaaacatgttcccacaaagaaagtgtgaggcggccaaatctggagtcctatggatgtcaaggaacctacagggtaagataaggcagaaaaggaaagcttctgtccgacactgagctcaatgctacagaaagccgagaagagtatagaaagtgaattcctaatttcctttttgaaagcaaagagggcatgaaagaatattggcaagcaaaatcaaggtgaacacaaagatgttttatcaatacattaagagtaagaggataactaaggagagagtagggcccataacagaccaaaaaggcaacctttgtgtaggagcggaagatattggtatggttcttaatgaatactttgcgtctgtattcacaaaagagggggacgatgcagatattgtagttaaggaggaagagtgtgaagtattggatgtgataaacatagggagcgaggaagtagtaatgggattagcatccttgaaagttgataaatcaccagggacagatgaaatgtaccctaggctgttaagggaagcaagcaaggaaatagcagagggtctgaccatcattttccagtcctcactggatacaggttggttctggaagattggagaattgctaacgttgtgcctctgtttaaacggggagcgaaggatagaccagataattacaggccagtcactctaacctccgtagtgggcaaattattggaatctatattctgagagacaggataaactgtcacttagaaaagcactagttaatcaaggatagtcagcatagatttgttgagggaagatcttgtttgaccaacttgatcaaatttttgaagaagtaacaaggaagatagatgagggtggtgcaattgatgcggtctacatggattttagctaggcttttgccaaggtcccacatggcagactggtttgaaataaataaataaaatcccatgggatccagggaaatgcagcaaggtggatactaaattggctcagtggcagggacTGGAAAGgtagttgacagctgttttagcgactggagggctgtttccaatggcgttctgctttgctcagtactaggtcccctgccttttgtggtgtatattaatgatttggacgtatatgcatgatcaagaagtttgcggatgacacaaagattgacccgtgtgatagatagtgaggaggatagctgcaggaagatgttgatggtctggtcaggtgggtagaaaagtggcaaatggaactcaacttgaagtgaggtgattcatttggggaggtcaaacaaggcaaaggaacacaccattaatgggaaaatgctgagaagtgttgaggaagtaagggaccttggagtgaatatccacagatcccagaaggtggcagtacaggtcgataaggtggttaagaaggcatatggaatcctttcctttattagccgaggtatagaatacaagaacaaggaggttatgctggaactgtataactcattggttaggccacaacttaagtactgtgtgccgttctggtcacctcgcTACAAAAAGCTtgtaattgcgctagagagggtacagaggagatttacgaggatgttgccgggactggaaaattgcagctatgaggaaagattggatagactggggttgttcttcttggaacagagaaggctgaggggagatctgattgaaatgtacaaaattgtgagaggcctggatagagtggagatgaagggtctattcaccttagcagagaggtcggtggtggtgggtgggggggggggggcatagaattaaagtgattggtagaaaaattagagggcgatgaggaaaaacattttcacccagagggtgatgatggtctggaactctgtgccgtaaagggtagttgaggcagagaccctcaagtcGTTCAAAAGGAGTTTGGTTATGCACCTTAagagccgtaagctgcagggctacagaccacatgctggaaggtgggatttgaataggtGAATCATTTTTTGGCCAgaccagacatgatgggccaagtggcctctttctgtgccttaaactttctatgattatataccCGAGTTgcagggaattcttgtcgaaaggaaaattgtctccttatccctcaagtgaagcaggcaaacctatagttatacttagagatacaggagcgacccaaacactcttgctgggaaaAGACGTAACATTTCCTCCAGAGAgctcactgaatgctaaagttttagtgaatgataTTGGCGGAGAGTATGTATCTGTACCTTTGTTTCGGGTGCAACTAAAGtgcgacctaatgtctggaatggtagctgtagcagttgtccatagtttgcctgtaggcagagttgatctactcctggggaatgatttgaccaGAGCAAAAGTAGTAGCTCCTCCtgtagtcatggaaaaaccaagtaaattaaagagacagaacagttacaggtaaagattccaggaatttttcctcctTGTGTAGTAACCCGCACAATGgtcaaacaagttccattgtcggaggtaaaattggcaccacagccagatagccgaatatctgaaactttgggGATTTgggtaatccaaaggaaatgtttaatatgtcttctctgatcacagctcagcaagctaatccagagttaaagtggcacaatcagctctaacagaagctgaggcaaaaggagttgtagaaggctattatattaaaaatggggttctgatgaggaagtggagactgcctcacagacctgcataggaagaatggacggttgttcaacaGATAGTGGTAACTTCCAAGTATTAAGATTggcacatgaaattcctatagggAGACGTGGgcatccggaagaccaaatcacatagaaGGCAACATTATTACTGTCAAGGTCTTTCCTAGGACGTGGTGCAGTTGTATAAAACATGCCATGCATGCCACATTGTCGGAAAActtcaacctgccataaaaccggtacCTCTAATTCCTGTACCAGTTAAtggggaaccatttagtcgggtattggtagactgtgtaggacctttaccaaaagcGGGACACCATATATACTCATCATGGATATGGTTACtctgttcccagaggccatttcctTGAGGACAGTTTCTATTAAGGTAGtgatagagaagttaacccagttcttcaactAGTTATGGATTACTGATTagaattcagttggatcaaggttccagttTTATATgtcaaatttttcaggaagttatgggtaatttggttaTAACAGGGTTAAAATCTTCAGcagaccacccacagacacagggagctttagaaaggtaccatcagacctttAAAACAATGACTGTCATGAATaatcccatgattgggataaagggctagacttccttttgtttgccactagagaTTAACTTAGAGTCTACAGATTTtactccttttgaattagtttatgaacctgtgataagaggtcctctaaaactaattaaaggtttttagaacagagggatgaatcttctgtactagattatgtatctgttctgggaatggctcacaagagcttgcaatgtggctcaggaacaccttgaagcttcccaaacaactatgaaaaaatgggcagacaagcatgctcgGACCCGAACATTTTGACTAGCAGATGAAGTGTTTGTTTACTACCTTTTTATAGGGTGAACTGTTGAAAGAATGGTTCAGTGGTCCCTATAACATGGTCGAGAGAATTGGTAAGGtaagattgacaccccagatcaccggaaaaagaatcaactgtgtcatatcaatatgttgaaacaatattatcgccgggaggaggataaatAAGCACAGGTATCTCAGGTAGTGGGGTCAGTGAAGAATAAAcgggatagtgaggatgaagcagaaggaagcctagacaattctcaaattaaacttcctactatccggttagctaatactgaattgctagggagattggacactttgctttcatatttagatgcagaaccaagagaagacctaacaaggctactcacagtatTTAAGAGTCTAGGAATAAGCccgatgtacaaccttaaccacacattATGTTGAGGCAGGAGAATCTGTTCCTAAAAAAAACAACATGCTaaccgcttaagtccagagaaattggcccaggtaaaagcagaaatccaatacaagcTGGAAAGCCAccgaattgaacccagtcaaagcagctggagttcaccaatagcattggcgcctaaacctgacagttcaactagactttgcatagactacagaaaagttaatacagtatcaaaggcagactcctacctaatCCCTTGCTTGGAAGacgattgacagagtgggcagtgccatgttccttacaaaaatatatttgttaaagggatactgacaagttcctttaacaccctgagctaaagaaatatcggcttttgtcacaccagatggtcttttccattgCCAAgtaatgccattcaggctaaaatatGTCCCAGAAACCCCTCTCATACTAGTGAacccagtggtagccagtgtttctaactgtgtagtttaccttatgtactgatgctttgtctttcaacacattgttaacatattgtttgcctttgctccgtgaccttttggacagctatgtggcctggtccaatctgcaccttctcctttgttatctcttgccccacccccacctcacttgcttataacctgtgacttttctaatatttgtcagttccgatgaagggtcactgacccgaaacgttaactctgcttctctttccacagatgctgccagacctgctgagtgattccagcatttcttgtttttgtttcagatttccagcatccgcagtattttgcttttatattgttgTGTAGTTTACCTTGCTGGTGTGCTGGTATAAAGTGACACATGGAAGGAACACTTGGAACAAATGGGGTGGTTCTGTTTGGAAAGTTGCAATTGGATAATTTGGTGATCATATATGTGGAATTCTGGAATATTctgaatggagtttactattacagcctTTACGCTTAAAGATTGTCCACAttgcgggcaaaaataatgttattgcagatgcttaatCACGACTTTAACTTTTTCAGTTatgtgagtgcaaagatggtacaaagcaaaattgtattaactacaggtagagagtgaatgggaatgaatgtgaaaaaatgttttcaacttctgttttgtTTTTGTACATTGTAATGAAACTCATTTAAAAATAGCGTATCATTGGTCCAAGGGTGGAGGTATTAagagattgcttctatttcttttgtaaaatatgttttcagtggttagcaccgcagcctcatagctccagcgacccgggttcaattctgggtactgcctgtgtggagtttgcaagttctccctgtgtctgcgtgggtttcctccgggtgctccggtttcttcccacaagccaaagacttgcaggttgataggtaaattggccattataaattgaccctagtataggtaggtgaatataggaacatgtgaggatgtggtaggaatattggattagtataaatgggtggttaatggtcggcacagactcggtgggccgaagggcctgtttcagtgctgtatatctaaatctaaattatggacactgattcatctgggatTTTAAAGAGATTTctgaccttttgtggggtctgtttaccaagaagttaccagaaggttcCTGATTTCGGCTAGTAAACAAGTGTTACTTGAAGGCATCTGGTCTccggataattacccagcagggggtgGTTTTTGATTTGGAGAAATGTGTACGAAGAAGTGACTAGCTGAGATTTATGGTTGTCAAGAGGCTTGTTTCTGGACAAGTTTTAGTTTCAATATGAACTATTGAAAAAAAAAGGCAGTTGGTGGTTTTGCCTGAACAGCAGATGATCCAGCCCGCTCATCTCTTTTTTTTCTCTGGAAAAGAAATCCTGCGTCTTTGAAGAAATTGTGCATCAAATGTGTGGGAGAGCAAAAACCATCCTGCTGCAAGACCTATTTTTGGAGCCACTGTAGCTGcacctcttggaaagcctacccaaactgatgttCAACATTGCTtggaaggaactgttctgggaagatcctagtgacagctgcCTATGCGcatttgggatgcctaaccaaCACACAGGATACTTTCCATATCATCTTTTCCgtctaagtttttttaaaaattccttctatttctttgcaacagctgtaaataaaaatcccttttatttttttc
This window contains:
- the LOC137384164 gene encoding uncharacterized protein isoform X2; the protein is MAALKVWARSGFLAFPQTTIITVRCASKKAGGSSKNLGGNSPGRRYGWKKGDGIYWPSMTMFSHRRGFCSYRKHSGNSASDSLAPRSQYPPRSQSLFPLFPQLNTVGSELPWEASTLTLDPRKSHSIKSNMGMTSPAD
- the LOC137384164 gene encoding large ribosomal subunit protein bL27m-like isoform X1, with amino-acid sequence MAALKVWARSGFLAFPQTTIITVRCASKKAGGSSKNLGGNSPGRRYGWKKGDGDFVHTGNILATQRLIRWHPGANVAIGRNKTLVALEDGIVRYTKEIYIPPPRSLETMKVISRLPKGAVLYKTFINVEPNKQEGCFKLVDML